A region of Persephonella hydrogeniphila DNA encodes the following proteins:
- a CDS encoding superoxide dismutase [Ni], with protein MRNILALWGVITILIYSGKALAHCEIPCGIYDDHLRIHLLEEHITTMEKSIKKIKELSEKNDPHSKNQLIRWIMNKEKHAKEFQYIVWQYFLTQRIKPINPEEKEKYRKYIKKVELLHKLSFFAMKVKQNVDTKYTDKLRKLLSEFEKLYFGKKESYH; from the coding sequence ATGAGAAATATTTTAGCTTTATGGGGAGTTATAACTATTCTCATTTATTCCGGGAAAGCATTAGCCCACTGTGAGATCCCTTGTGGAATTTACGATGACCATCTGAGGATACATCTCTTAGAAGAACATATCACTACAATGGAGAAATCTATTAAGAAGATCAAAGAACTCTCTGAGAAAAACGATCCCCATTCTAAAAATCAGCTTATAAGATGGATTATGAACAAAGAGAAACACGCAAAAGAGTTTCAGTATATAGTGTGGCAGTATTTTCTTACACAGAGGATAAAACCGATAAATCCTGAAGAAAAAGAAAAATACAGAAAATACATTAAAAAAGTTGAGCTTCTGCATAAACTCTCATTCTTCGCAATGAAAGTAAAACAAAACGTTGATACTAAGTACACAGATAAGCTTAGAAAGTTGTTATCAGAATTTGAGAAATTGTACTTTGGGAAAAAAGAAAGTTATCATTAA
- a CDS encoding copper-translocating P-type ATPase — translation MNTQNHSHKHNSNKKHDHTSHIQDFKKRFVISAILTIPVLLLSEMIQKWFSFSITIPFQKEVLLILSSVIYFYGGYPFLKGLLSELKNKKPGMMTLIGTAISVAFFYSALTVLTGSGKEFFWELATLIDVMLIGHYIEAKSILGASRALEELVKIMPKTAHLIKNGEIIDVPVSQLKKGDVVLVKAGEKIPSDGIVVEGESYVNESLLTGESKPVLKKVGSKVIGGSINEEGVLKVKIQKTGEETYLSQVIKLVKQAQESRSKTQDLANRAAAFLFYVAIITGSITYIIWFLKGSPDFALERAVTVLVIACPHALGLAVPLVVAISTSITAKNGILIRDRKAFEQAKDLTAVIFDKTGTLTEGKFGVTDLISFIDKNELIKIASSIEQNSEHIIAKAVVKYAKEKGIKPEKVEEYRTIPGKGAYGIINGKEIYIGGPNLLKELDIPVKDIKITDLQKEGKTVIFVIVDRKLAGIFALSDKIKKESYEAVKQLKEMGIKVYMLTGDAEDVAKSVSKILGIDDYFAQVLPHQKAEKVELLKKQGYKVAMVGDGINDAPALVTADVGIAIGAGTDVAIESADIILVRSNPADVPKIIKISRATYSKMVQNLWWAAGYNIVAIPLAAGLLYSYGIVIQPAVGALLMSISTVIVAVNSQTLRRFRIN, via the coding sequence ATGAATACCCAGAATCATTCCCATAAACACAACTCAAACAAAAAACATGATCATACGTCTCATATACAGGACTTTAAAAAGCGATTTGTTATCTCTGCAATCCTAACAATTCCTGTTCTTCTTCTGTCTGAAATGATACAAAAATGGTTTAGTTTCAGTATAACAATCCCTTTCCAGAAAGAAGTTCTGTTAATTCTATCATCTGTTATCTATTTTTATGGAGGCTATCCCTTTTTAAAAGGTCTATTATCAGAGCTAAAAAATAAAAAACCTGGAATGATGACTCTTATAGGAACAGCTATATCTGTTGCTTTCTTTTACTCTGCACTAACTGTTTTAACCGGGTCTGGGAAGGAGTTTTTCTGGGAACTTGCAACACTGATAGATGTTATGCTAATAGGTCACTATATAGAAGCAAAAAGTATATTAGGTGCATCACGGGCTCTTGAAGAGCTTGTAAAGATAATGCCTAAAACAGCACATCTTATAAAAAATGGAGAGATTATAGATGTTCCTGTATCACAATTAAAAAAAGGAGATGTTGTTCTTGTCAAGGCTGGGGAAAAAATACCTTCTGATGGAATCGTTGTAGAAGGAGAAAGCTATGTTAATGAGTCCCTTTTAACTGGAGAGTCTAAACCTGTTCTGAAAAAGGTAGGAAGCAAAGTTATAGGTGGTTCTATAAATGAGGAAGGAGTTTTAAAAGTAAAAATACAAAAAACGGGAGAAGAAACATATCTATCACAGGTGATAAAACTTGTAAAACAGGCACAGGAAAGTAGATCTAAAACTCAAGATTTGGCCAATAGAGCTGCAGCATTTTTATTTTATGTTGCCATAATAACAGGAAGTATCACATATATCATCTGGTTTTTGAAAGGATCTCCTGATTTTGCCCTTGAAAGGGCTGTAACAGTTCTGGTTATAGCCTGCCCCCATGCCCTTGGACTGGCAGTTCCTCTTGTTGTTGCGATATCAACATCAATAACAGCCAAAAACGGTATTCTTATAAGGGATAGAAAAGCATTTGAACAGGCAAAAGATCTTACCGCTGTTATTTTTGATAAAACAGGTACTTTAACAGAAGGAAAGTTTGGTGTTACAGATCTGATTTCATTTATCGATAAAAACGAACTTATAAAAATAGCATCATCAATAGAACAGAATTCAGAACACATAATAGCCAAAGCAGTTGTTAAGTATGCAAAAGAGAAAGGAATAAAACCTGAAAAAGTAGAAGAATACAGGACTATTCCCGGAAAGGGTGCTTATGGGATTATTAATGGAAAGGAGATATACATTGGAGGTCCAAATCTTTTAAAGGAATTAGATATTCCTGTTAAAGATATTAAAATTACAGATCTCCAGAAAGAAGGAAAAACAGTGATTTTTGTTATTGTTGATAGAAAACTGGCAGGAATTTTTGCTCTTTCAGACAAAATTAAGAAAGAAAGTTATGAAGCTGTTAAACAGTTAAAAGAAATGGGAATAAAAGTTTATATGCTTACAGGCGATGCTGAGGATGTTGCAAAAAGTGTAAGTAAAATATTGGGGATTGATGATTATTTTGCCCAGGTATTACCCCATCAAAAGGCAGAAAAGGTAGAACTTCTAAAAAAGCAAGGCTATAAAGTTGCAATGGTAGGAGATGGTATAAATGACGCCCCTGCCCTTGTGACTGCAGATGTAGGAATCGCAATAGGTGCAGGAACAGATGTAGCTATTGAAAGTGCAGACATTATACTTGTAAGAAGTAATCCAGCCGACGTCCCAAAAATAATAAAGATATCCAGAGCTACATACTCTAAAATGGTTCAAAATCTTTGGTGGGCTGCTGGATACAATATAGTAGCTATCCCTCTTGCTGCAGGATTGCTTTACAGTTATGGCATAGTTATACAGCCTGCTGTGGGAGCTCTGCTTATGTCGATAAGTACTGTTATAGTTGCAGTTAACTCACAGACATTAAGAAGGTTCAGAATAAACTAA
- a CDS encoding NAD(P)/FAD-dependent oxidoreductase: protein MNKVVVLGGGIGGVETAIALKKEGFNVELISDRESLFVYPISIWIPTGEKDINEVQIPLEEIAKARGFDLTIDRVIEINGKESSFTLEKEGKRTDFDYLVVALGQSKLKHKGIENTLSVCGSPEEILQIKEKIDELVKNKKGKIAFGFGGNPEAPEAVRGGPVFEVMFNVHNYLKKIGIRENFEITFFAPMPKPGARLGEKALKMMDMMFKNMGINKITGKKIKEFTQNSVIFEDDSSIEADLIIFTPAGDGHPVIKNSDLTKTEAGFLKIEDTCQVIGFDNIYAVGDSASIEGPEWRAKQGHLAEVMGRVTAHNIAVKEGKKIEALKGYKEHINIMCLMDTGNGGALAYRSDSKAMLIPLPVVGHWMKKGWGIYYRLYKLGKIPRLI, encoded by the coding sequence ATGAATAAAGTTGTTGTTCTTGGTGGAGGTATCGGAGGTGTTGAAACAGCTATAGCACTCAAAAAAGAAGGCTTTAATGTGGAGCTTATATCTGACAGAGAGAGTTTGTTTGTTTATCCTATTTCTATATGGATCCCTACAGGTGAAAAAGATATAAATGAAGTCCAGATCCCACTTGAAGAAATAGCAAAAGCAAGAGGTTTTGATCTGACAATAGATAGGGTTATTGAGATAAATGGAAAAGAAAGCAGTTTTACACTGGAAAAAGAGGGAAAAAGAACAGACTTTGATTATCTTGTGGTAGCTTTAGGTCAATCAAAACTAAAACATAAAGGGATAGAAAATACACTCTCTGTATGTGGTTCTCCTGAAGAGATACTCCAGATAAAAGAAAAGATTGATGAACTAGTAAAAAACAAAAAGGGAAAAATAGCTTTTGGCTTTGGAGGAAATCCTGAAGCTCCTGAAGCTGTGAGGGGAGGTCCTGTTTTTGAGGTGATGTTTAATGTCCACAACTACCTGAAAAAAATAGGTATCAGAGAAAATTTTGAGATAACATTTTTCGCACCTATGCCAAAACCGGGAGCAAGGCTCGGAGAAAAAGCCCTGAAAATGATGGATATGATGTTTAAAAATATGGGAATTAACAAAATAACAGGTAAAAAAATTAAAGAGTTTACTCAAAATAGTGTGATTTTTGAAGATGATTCATCTATAGAAGCTGATTTAATTATTTTTACACCTGCAGGAGACGGTCACCCTGTCATTAAAAATTCAGACCTTACAAAAACAGAAGCTGGCTTTCTAAAAATAGAAGATACCTGTCAGGTTATAGGTTTTGATAATATCTATGCTGTTGGGGATAGCGCGTCTATAGAAGGTCCAGAATGGAGAGCAAAACAGGGACATCTTGCAGAAGTTATGGGTAGAGTAACAGCCCATAATATAGCTGTGAAAGAAGGTAAAAAAATAGAAGCTTTAAAAGGATACAAAGAACATATAAATATTATGTGTTTAATGGATACAGGTAATGGAGGGGCTCTTGCTTACAGAAGCGACAGTAAAGCAATGCTTATTCCTTTACCTGTCGTCGGACACTGGATGAAAAAAGGATGGGGAATTTACTACAGACTGTACAAATTAGGTAAAATACCAAGATTGATATAA
- the acnA gene encoding aconitate hydratase AcnA, whose product MKEFLGEISYNGKKFKTYSLKKLHNVYTGIDKQPFSIRVLIENILRKLDGKVVTDKHLKEISNWKRRYETPVEIPFHPARVIMQDFTGVPGVVDLAAMRDAAKELGIDPEKVNPLVPVDLIIDHSIQIDFYGTEDAFKKNLELEYKRNKERYQLLKWAQKAFDNMRVFPPGAGIIHQVNLEYIAQVVMKSEENGESIAFPDTVVGTDSHTTMINGLGVLGWGVGGIEAEAVMLGQPYYMKIPEVVGVKLSGELPEGVTTTDLVLTITQKLREYGVVEKFVEFFGEGVKKLSLPDRATIANMAPEYGATAGFFPVDEETVNFLKLTGREDTAELVEIYTKENLLYYYGNERINYTDVIEIDLTQIEPSLAGPSRPQDRVSLRNMKKSFIDMLNCNYGREIDIKEITAFEDEAGKDMEAGECRIHKGKKIVKIEIDGEEIIIGDGSVVIASITSCTNTSNPSVLIAAGLLAKKAVENGLSVKPYVKTSLAPGSRVVEEYLKKAGLLPYLEALRFHIVGFGCTTCIGNSGPLHPDIEKAIKENDLIVSAVLSGNRNFEARIHPDVKANYLASPPLVVAYAIAGRTDIDLTSEPVGFDPNGEPVYLKDIWPSQEEINRIMSSVLSPQIFKEKYKDILKGDDLWQKLEAPEGETFNWDPNSTYIRKPPYFEGFSVDILPPEDIKGARVLELLGDSVTTDHISPAGKIPPDYPAGKYLIEHGVKPEDFNSYGARRGNHEVMVRGTFANVRIKNKLVAPKEGGYTLKFPEKEEMFVYDAAVKYAEEGTPLIVLAGKEYGTGSSRDWAAKGTKLLGVKAVIVKSFERIHRSNLVGMGVLPLVFKEGEGWEELGLDGSEIYEITGIKDIQPGKELSVKAIKENGEIIQFKVISRLDTVVDIEYFKNGGILPMVLRKIVKEG is encoded by the coding sequence ATGAAAGAATTTTTAGGGGAGATATCATATAACGGGAAAAAATTCAAAACATACAGTCTAAAAAAACTACATAATGTCTATACAGGAATAGATAAACAGCCTTTTTCTATCAGGGTTCTTATTGAAAATATCCTTAGAAAATTAGATGGAAAAGTGGTAACCGACAAGCATCTAAAAGAGATTTCCAACTGGAAAAGGAGGTATGAAACACCTGTTGAAATCCCGTTTCATCCTGCAAGGGTAATAATGCAAGATTTTACCGGGGTTCCAGGAGTCGTAGATCTCGCTGCTATGAGAGATGCAGCAAAAGAGTTAGGTATAGATCCTGAGAAAGTAAATCCTCTTGTTCCTGTAGATCTTATTATTGATCACTCTATACAGATAGATTTTTACGGAACGGAGGATGCATTTAAGAAAAATCTTGAACTTGAGTATAAAAGGAACAAAGAGAGATACCAGCTTCTAAAATGGGCACAGAAAGCATTTGATAATATGAGAGTTTTTCCTCCCGGAGCAGGGATAATACACCAGGTGAACCTCGAGTATATAGCTCAAGTAGTAATGAAATCTGAAGAAAACGGAGAAAGTATAGCTTTTCCTGATACTGTAGTTGGAACAGATTCCCACACAACAATGATAAATGGTCTTGGTGTGCTTGGATGGGGGGTTGGGGGTATTGAGGCAGAAGCTGTTATGCTTGGACAGCCTTACTACATGAAGATTCCGGAAGTTGTCGGTGTTAAACTTTCAGGTGAACTGCCTGAAGGAGTTACAACAACAGATCTTGTCCTGACCATTACTCAGAAACTCAGAGAGTACGGTGTTGTTGAAAAATTTGTTGAATTTTTTGGAGAAGGAGTTAAAAAATTGTCTCTTCCAGATAGGGCTACAATAGCAAATATGGCACCTGAATACGGAGCAACAGCTGGATTTTTCCCTGTTGATGAAGAAACAGTAAACTTTCTGAAACTGACAGGAAGAGAAGATACGGCTGAATTGGTAGAGATTTATACAAAAGAAAATCTACTTTACTACTATGGTAATGAAAGAATAAATTATACAGATGTAATTGAAATAGATTTGACACAGATAGAACCTTCTCTTGCAGGACCTTCAAGACCTCAAGATAGAGTTTCCCTCAGAAACATGAAAAAAAGCTTTATAGATATGCTCAACTGTAATTACGGAAGAGAGATAGATATAAAAGAAATTACAGCTTTTGAAGATGAAGCAGGTAAGGATATGGAAGCTGGAGAATGCAGAATCCATAAAGGTAAAAAAATAGTAAAAATAGAGATAGATGGAGAAGAGATAATAATTGGAGATGGTTCTGTAGTAATCGCATCTATAACATCGTGTACAAACACATCGAATCCTTCTGTTCTTATAGCAGCAGGTCTACTTGCAAAGAAAGCTGTTGAGAATGGATTAAGTGTTAAACCATATGTAAAAACATCTTTGGCTCCCGGTTCGAGGGTTGTTGAAGAGTATCTGAAAAAGGCAGGGCTTCTTCCTTATCTTGAAGCTTTGAGATTTCATATTGTAGGTTTTGGATGTACAACATGTATTGGAAATAGTGGTCCTCTGCATCCTGATATAGAAAAAGCTATTAAAGAAAATGATCTGATAGTTTCTGCTGTTTTATCAGGAAACAGGAATTTTGAAGCAAGGATACATCCTGATGTAAAAGCAAATTATCTTGCTTCTCCTCCTCTTGTAGTTGCATATGCTATAGCAGGTAGAACAGATATAGATCTTACTTCTGAACCTGTTGGATTTGATCCTAATGGGGAGCCAGTGTACCTTAAAGATATATGGCCTTCTCAGGAAGAAATTAATCGGATAATGAGTAGTGTTCTTTCTCCACAGATATTCAAAGAAAAATACAAAGATATATTAAAGGGGGATGATCTCTGGCAAAAATTGGAGGCACCTGAAGGGGAAACTTTTAATTGGGATCCTAATTCTACATACATAAGAAAACCACCATATTTTGAAGGATTTTCTGTAGATATTCTCCCTCCGGAAGACATAAAAGGAGCCAGAGTTCTTGAACTTCTGGGGGATTCTGTAACAACAGATCACATTTCTCCTGCAGGTAAAATACCTCCTGATTATCCTGCCGGAAAGTATCTTATAGAACATGGTGTAAAACCTGAAGATTTTAACTCGTATGGTGCAAGAAGGGGAAATCATGAGGTAATGGTAAGGGGAACTTTTGCAAATGTCAGAATAAAAAATAAGTTAGTAGCTCCAAAAGAAGGAGGCTATACCCTTAAATTCCCTGAGAAAGAAGAGATGTTTGTATACGATGCAGCGGTAAAATATGCAGAAGAGGGAACTCCTCTGATAGTTCTTGCAGGAAAGGAGTATGGAACAGGTTCTTCAAGAGATTGGGCAGCTAAAGGAACTAAACTGCTTGGTGTTAAAGCTGTAATTGTAAAATCTTTTGAGAGAATACATAGATCAAATCTTGTAGGAATGGGTGTTCTGCCTCTTGTATTTAAAGAGGGAGAAGGGTGGGAAGAATTAGGACTTGACGGTTCGGAAATTTACGAAATAACAGGGATAAAGGATATCCAGCCTGGAAAAGAGCTGTCTGTAAAGGCAATCAAAGAAAATGGAGAGATTATTCAGTTTAAAGTAATATCAAGATTAGATACAGTTGTTGATATAGAGTATTTTAAAAACGGTGGGATTCTCCCTATGGTACTCAGAAAAATTGTGAAGGAAGGCTAA
- a CDS encoding bis-aminopropyl spermidine synthase family protein: MAEILKKIAERATEKTNIRLIPRNVERVLAALQVTSDFWKVVDYSDLPVPAASEIVKGLIEESFVKVDNEELFLTEKGINLVKELNIPPYIDYTCQACEGRGIPFYANKEWYRTFVEIAKDRPKAIQEYDQGSVTPETTVSRVLFLDSREDLRNRDILVMGAEDDLTGLAVALTGLPRRVLILDIDERAIDFDNRVFKELGIDNAEAIRFDLRNPFPEEWIGAFDVFITDPPETVKAFKAFIARGIAALKGEGSAGYFGLTLRDSSLNRWQKFQKALINDYGMVVTDIVQDFNAYMNWEYHEETRAAQIAPVKKSPTDIWYRSAWYRIEAMPGFKGENEQIKDEVFRELYLDEEGSTT; the protein is encoded by the coding sequence TTGGCAGAGATCTTAAAAAAAATAGCTGAAAGGGCAACAGAAAAAACAAATATCAGACTTATTCCAAGAAATGTAGAAAGAGTTTTGGCAGCACTTCAAGTAACATCTGATTTCTGGAAGGTTGTTGATTACTCAGATTTACCTGTTCCTGCAGCCTCAGAGATTGTAAAAGGACTTATAGAAGAAAGTTTTGTCAAAGTAGATAATGAAGAGCTGTTCTTAACAGAAAAAGGTATTAATCTTGTAAAAGAGTTAAATATCCCTCCTTATATTGATTATACATGTCAGGCATGTGAAGGAAGAGGAATTCCTTTTTATGCAAATAAAGAGTGGTACAGAACATTTGTTGAGATCGCAAAGGATAGACCAAAAGCTATTCAGGAGTATGATCAGGGCTCTGTTACTCCAGAAACAACAGTATCAAGGGTTTTATTCCTTGATTCAAGGGAAGATCTTAGAAACAGAGATATACTTGTTATGGGAGCAGAAGATGATCTTACAGGTCTTGCAGTTGCACTAACAGGTCTTCCAAGAAGAGTTTTAATACTTGATATAGATGAAAGGGCTATAGATTTTGATAACAGGGTGTTTAAAGAACTTGGAATTGATAATGCAGAGGCGATCAGATTTGATCTGAGAAATCCATTTCCAGAGGAATGGATCGGAGCATTTGATGTGTTTATAACTGATCCTCCAGAAACTGTGAAAGCGTTTAAAGCGTTTATCGCAAGAGGAATTGCAGCACTTAAAGGGGAAGGCTCTGCTGGATACTTTGGTCTTACGCTGAGAGATTCTTCTCTGAACAGATGGCAGAAATTCCAGAAAGCTCTTATAAATGATTATGGAATGGTAGTAACAGATATAGTTCAGGATTTTAACGCCTATATGAACTGGGAGTATCATGAAGAAACAAGGGCTGCTCAGATAGCGCCTGTCAAAAAATCTCCTACAGATATATGGTATAGATCTGCATGGTACAGAATAGAAGCAATGCCGGGATTCAAAGGGGAAAATGAACAGATAAAAGATGAGGTTTTCAGAGAACTTTACCTTGATGAAGAAGGTTCTACTACATAA
- a CDS encoding DUF808 family protein: protein MASGLLALLDDVALIMDDLASATKAATKKTSALLADDLAVGAKKASGYASERELPVIWAIAKGSFVNKLVILPAVFLLSYFVPFLITPIILIGGIYLSYEGAEKIIDFVFHRGKAKKALKEMTEKEKIRSAIITDFILSLEIVIIALSTVQDKPFSVQVVTVSIIAFLATVGVYGLVALIVRMDDFGLSLMERYDGFLNKTGYFLIISLPYVIKALSVIGTVAMLAVGGGIFVHNTEFFHSIAERFIPYISDIFIGFFIGVIAVLIVKSLKFLKRLVYSEPS from the coding sequence TTGGCTTCTGGTTTACTTGCTTTACTTGATGATGTGGCTCTTATAATGGATGATCTGGCATCTGCTACAAAAGCAGCAACTAAAAAAACATCAGCTTTACTCGCTGATGATCTTGCAGTAGGAGCCAAAAAGGCATCGGGATATGCAAGTGAGAGGGAACTTCCTGTTATATGGGCTATAGCAAAAGGCTCATTTGTTAATAAACTTGTTATTCTTCCTGCTGTTTTTCTATTGAGCTATTTTGTTCCTTTTCTTATTACTCCTATTATTCTAATAGGTGGAATTTATCTTTCTTATGAAGGAGCAGAAAAAATAATAGATTTTGTTTTTCACAGAGGAAAAGCTAAAAAGGCTCTAAAAGAGATGACAGAAAAGGAAAAAATAAGATCTGCAATAATAACAGATTTTATACTATCTTTAGAGATAGTTATAATAGCCTTGTCTACTGTCCAGGATAAGCCCTTTTCAGTTCAGGTTGTAACAGTATCTATAATTGCTTTCCTCGCTACAGTTGGAGTTTATGGACTTGTTGCCCTTATTGTCAGAATGGATGATTTTGGGCTTTCTCTTATGGAAAGATATGATGGATTTTTAAATAAAACAGGTTACTTTTTGATAATTTCTCTTCCTTATGTGATTAAAGCCCTTTCTGTTATCGGAACAGTTGCGATGCTTGCTGTAGGTGGAGGTATATTTGTCCACAATACAGAGTTTTTCCACAGTATAGCGGAGAGATTTATTCCCTATATATCGGATATTTTTATAGGTTTTTTTATAGGAGTCATAGCTGTTCTTATAGTTAAGAGTTTAAAATTTCTAAAAAGATTAGTTTATTCTGAACCTTCTTAA
- the acnB gene encoding bifunctional aconitate hydratase 2/2-methylisocitrate dehydratase — protein sequence MSFLEEYRKHVEEREKLGIPPLPLNAKQVEELVELLQQVPIVEEEYLMDLFLNRIPPGVDDAAFVKAKFLADIIEGNKRSPAITPVHAVQILGTMLGGYNVEPLVKALSHKDEEIAREAAKALKNILLVYDYFNDVVELAKSGNKYAQEVLESWANAEWFTSKEPLPEKITVTVFKVPGETNTDDLSPAREASTRSDIPLHALSMLQAKMPDAIQTIQKLKEKGHPVAFVGDVVGTGSSRKSATNSLMWWIGEDIPYVPNKRRGGVVIGGVIAPIFFNTWEDSGGLPIIADVSKLETGDVIDIYPYEGKIVKNGEVVATFELKPNTLPDEVRAGGRIPLIIGRNLTRKAREALGMPEEQIFIRPEQPPEKEGVGYTLAQKMVGRACGMEGVRPGMYVEPQVLTVGSQDTTGAMTRDEIKELAALSFGADLVMQSFCHTAAYPKPADVKLQLTLPQFIIKRGGVSLRPGDGVIHSWLNRMVLPDTVGTGADSHTRFPIGISFPAGSGLVAFAAVTGTMPLNMPESVLVRFKGEIQPGITVRDLVNAIPYYAIKQGLLTVEKQGKKNIFAGRILEIEGLENLKVEQAFELSDASAERSAAACTVKLNKEPVIEYIQSNIALLEKMIEAGYQDARTLQRRIDKMKAWLENPELLEADENAEYAAVIEIDLNEIKEPILACPNDPDDVATLSEVLADERRPKNIDEVFVGSCMTNIGHFRAVGEILRGEGQLPTRLWIVPPTKMDERQLIEEGYYNIYGVAGARTEVPGCSLCMGNQARVRDGAIVMSTSTRNFDNRMGKDAKVYLGSAEISAICAVLGRLPTVEEYHKFMEEKIAGKEDKVYRFLNFHELSDEELDILVADALYTF from the coding sequence ATGAGCTTTTTGGAAGAATACAGAAAACATGTAGAAGAAAGAGAAAAACTTGGTATTCCTCCTCTTCCATTAAATGCCAAGCAGGTGGAAGAGCTTGTAGAGCTTCTTCAGCAGGTTCCTATCGTTGAAGAAGAATACCTTATGGATTTATTTCTTAACAGAATTCCACCAGGTGTAGATGATGCGGCTTTTGTAAAGGCTAAATTCCTTGCAGATATAATCGAAGGAAACAAAAGATCACCTGCTATAACACCTGTACATGCAGTTCAGATACTCGGAACGATGCTTGGAGGATACAATGTAGAACCTCTAGTAAAAGCCCTTTCCCATAAAGATGAAGAGATAGCCAGAGAAGCAGCTAAAGCCCTGAAAAACATTCTCCTTGTTTACGATTATTTCAATGATGTTGTTGAGCTTGCAAAATCGGGGAATAAATATGCACAGGAGGTTCTTGAAAGCTGGGCAAATGCAGAATGGTTTACATCTAAAGAACCTCTTCCAGAAAAAATTACAGTAACTGTGTTCAAAGTTCCGGGAGAAACAAATACAGATGATCTTTCTCCTGCAAGAGAAGCCTCCACAAGAAGTGATATTCCTCTTCATGCACTCTCTATGCTTCAGGCAAAAATGCCAGATGCTATCCAGACAATACAGAAACTGAAAGAAAAAGGTCATCCTGTTGCTTTTGTTGGTGATGTTGTAGGAACCGGTTCTTCAAGAAAATCAGCAACAAACTCCCTTATGTGGTGGATAGGTGAAGATATCCCTTATGTTCCAAATAAAAGAAGAGGTGGAGTCGTAATAGGTGGAGTTATAGCTCCTATATTCTTCAACACATGGGAAGATTCAGGAGGTCTTCCTATAATAGCTGATGTTTCAAAGTTGGAAACAGGTGATGTTATTGATATCTATCCGTATGAAGGAAAAATTGTTAAAAATGGGGAAGTTGTAGCTACATTTGAACTGAAACCAAACACTCTTCCAGATGAAGTAAGAGCAGGAGGAAGAATTCCTCTGATAATAGGTAGAAATCTGACAAGAAAAGCAAGGGAAGCTCTTGGAATGCCTGAAGAACAAATATTTATCAGGCCTGAACAGCCACCTGAGAAGGAAGGTGTAGGATACACTCTTGCTCAAAAAATGGTAGGTAGAGCCTGTGGAATGGAAGGTGTCAGGCCGGGAATGTATGTTGAACCTCAGGTTTTAACAGTAGGTTCTCAGGATACAACAGGTGCTATGACAAGGGATGAGATAAAAGAGCTAGCAGCCCTTTCCTTTGGTGCAGACCTTGTTATGCAGTCGTTCTGTCATACAGCAGCTTATCCAAAACCTGCTGATGTTAAACTCCAGCTTACTCTACCTCAGTTTATTATCAAGAGAGGTGGTGTATCTCTCAGGCCGGGAGATGGAGTCATCCACTCATGGCTAAACAGAATGGTTCTTCCAGATACTGTAGGAACAGGTGCTGACTCCCATACAAGATTTCCTATTGGTATATCTTTCCCTGCCGGTTCAGGACTTGTTGCATTTGCAGCAGTCACAGGAACAATGCCTCTAAATATGCCTGAATCTGTTCTTGTTAGATTTAAAGGAGAAATACAACCGGGAATAACGGTAAGGGATCTTGTTAATGCAATACCCTACTATGCTATAAAACAGGGTCTGTTAACAGTTGAAAAACAGGGTAAGAAAAATATATTTGCAGGAAGAATTCTTGAGATAGAAGGACTGGAAAATCTTAAAGTTGAGCAGGCTTTTGAGCTTTCTGACGCTTCAGCAGAAAGAAGTGCAGCTGCGTGTACAGTAAAACTCAATAAAGAACCTGTTATTGAGTATATCCAGTCAAATATAGCACTTCTTGAAAAAATGATAGAGGCAGGTTATCAGGATGCAAGAACACTACAGAGAAGAATAGATAAGATGAAAGCATGGCTTGAAAATCCGGAACTCCTTGAAGCAGATGAAAACGCAGAGTATGCAGCGGTAATAGAGATAGATCTAAATGAGATCAAAGAACCTATCCTTGCATGTCCTAATGATCCTGACGATGTTGCAACCCTTTCTGAAGTTTTAGCTGACGAAAGAAGACCTAAGAATATTGATGAGGTTTTTGTAGGATCATGTATGACGAATATAGGACATTTCAGAGCAGTAGGAGAGATACTTAGAGGAGAAGGTCAGTTACCAACAAGACTGTGGATTGTTCCACCAACAAAGATGGATGAAAGACAGCTTATAGAAGAAGGATATTACAATATTTATGGAGTTGCTGGTGCGAGAACGGAAGTTCCCGGATGCTCTCTGTGTATGGGTAATCAGGCAAGAGTCAGAGATGGTGCTATAGTTATGTCTACATCTACAAGAAATTTTGATAACAGAATGGGTAAAGATGCAAAGGTATACCTTGGATCAGCTGAGATATCTGCAATATGTGCGGTTCTTGGAAGACTTCCGACGGTGGAAGAGTACCACAAATTCATGGAAGAAAAGATTGCCGGAAAAGAGGACAAAGTTTATAGATTCCTCAACTTCCATGAGCTTTCAGATGAAGAGCTTGATATTTTAGTGGCAGATGCACTTTATACATTTTAG